From the genome of Haloterrigena sp. KLK7, one region includes:
- a CDS encoding EamA family transporter has protein sequence MKRNYLVLSLLAFATYSLVAPLLKIAMESIPSTTAVFLSNALMTVLIGGLMAYRGTSPWQYLSHPKAPYIAVWGTFLAVGLLAYYRALALGPVSVVVPIYGLFIAISSVIGIVVLEESLTVRKGLGIAFAVLAVVLMSL, from the coding sequence GTGAAGCGCAACTACCTCGTCCTGTCGCTGCTGGCGTTCGCGACGTACAGCCTGGTCGCGCCCCTGCTGAAGATCGCGATGGAGTCGATCCCGAGTACGACCGCGGTCTTCCTGTCGAACGCGCTCATGACCGTCCTGATCGGCGGCCTGATGGCCTACCGGGGAACGTCGCCGTGGCAGTATCTCTCGCACCCGAAGGCGCCCTATATCGCGGTCTGGGGAACGTTCCTCGCGGTCGGCCTGCTGGCCTACTACCGGGCGCTGGCGCTCGGTCCGGTGAGCGTCGTCGTCCCGATTTACGGCCTGTTCATCGCGATCAGTTCCGTCATCGGAATCGTCGTCCTCGAGGAGTCCCTGACGGTCAGGAAGGGGCTGGGAATCGCGTTCGCCGTGCTCGCGGTCGTCCTCATGTCGCTGTGA
- a CDS encoding EamA family transporter: MEYLLWVLVALLAYSAVAPLTSYVTEDVPPAPGLFLATLVFLAIATVVMVATDTADPALATSAGAGYVYAGGVFLTVGILAYTAALEVGPVSVVVPIYGLFIVGSSVIGILFLDETLTLTRAAGIGCAVVAIVCSAGGEQ, translated from the coding sequence ATGGAGTATCTGCTCTGGGTCCTCGTCGCTCTGCTGGCGTACTCGGCGGTCGCGCCGCTGACGAGTTACGTCACGGAGGACGTTCCGCCGGCGCCGGGGCTGTTCCTCGCGACGCTCGTCTTCCTCGCGATCGCGACCGTCGTGATGGTCGCCACGGACACCGCCGACCCCGCTCTCGCGACGTCGGCCGGCGCGGGCTACGTCTACGCCGGTGGCGTCTTCCTGACGGTCGGAATACTAGCGTACACGGCCGCACTCGAGGTCGGTCCGGTCAGCGTCGTCGTCCCGATCTACGGACTCTTTATCGTCGGTAGTTCGGTCATCGGCATCCTGTTTCTCGACGAGACGCTGACGCTGACTCGAGCGGCCGGCATCGGCTGTGCGGTCGTCGCGATCGTCTGTAGCGCGGGTGGTGAGCAGTGA